From the Roseibium salinum genome, one window contains:
- a CDS encoding carnitine 3-dehydrogenase: MKAAIVGGGVIGGGWAARFLLNGWDVSVFDPDPEAQRRIGEVIANARRSLPALYDRALPDEGRLTFHADLAEAVRGAGWVQESTPERLELKHDVLASLSSLAPEKAVIGSSTSGFKPSDLNAGGARAIVAHPFNPVYLLPLVELVGAREETERAAGILRSLGMFPLIVRKEIDAHIADRLLEAVWRESLWLVRDGIATTEEIDEAIRMGFGLRWAQMGLFETYRIAGGEAGMKHFLSQFGPALKWPWTKLTNVPEFDDALVELVAGQSDAQSGQLSVRVLERLRDDNLVGMLRALKKSGSGAGGVLNRHEALLRRPETDGLPVTADRQIPQGWTDYNGHMNEACYLEASAAASDRFMEMIGADADYIAGGKSYFTVENHLRYLKELHAGERLTITTQVLKAEGRKMHLFHFLKGGDGSLAATAETLLFHVDLTTRRSCPPAPAIAARLTALAEAHAALPVPEGAGRHVGQRG, encoded by the coding sequence ATGAAGGCGGCGATTGTCGGCGGCGGCGTGATCGGCGGCGGGTGGGCCGCACGGTTTCTGCTCAACGGCTGGGATGTCTCGGTTTTCGATCCGGACCCGGAAGCGCAGCGCAGGATCGGCGAAGTGATCGCCAATGCCAGGCGCAGCCTGCCCGCGCTCTACGACCGGGCGCTGCCGGACGAAGGCCGCCTGACCTTTCACGCCGACCTTGCGGAGGCCGTCCGCGGTGCCGGCTGGGTCCAGGAAAGCACGCCGGAGCGGCTGGAGCTGAAACACGATGTGCTGGCAAGCCTTTCCTCTCTCGCGCCGGAAAAGGCGGTCATCGGTTCCTCCACCTCCGGCTTCAAGCCCTCCGACCTCAATGCGGGCGGGGCACGCGCGATCGTCGCCCATCCGTTCAACCCGGTCTATCTGCTGCCGCTGGTGGAACTCGTGGGCGCGCGCGAAGAGACGGAGCGGGCCGCCGGGATCCTGCGCTCGCTCGGCATGTTCCCGCTCATCGTGCGCAAGGAAATCGACGCCCATATCGCCGACCGCCTGCTGGAGGCAGTCTGGCGGGAAAGCCTGTGGCTGGTCAGGGACGGCATCGCGACGACGGAGGAGATCGACGAGGCCATCCGCATGGGCTTCGGCCTCAGATGGGCGCAGATGGGCCTGTTCGAGACCTACCGCATCGCCGGCGGCGAAGCCGGCATGAAGCACTTCCTGTCCCAGTTCGGACCGGCGCTGAAATGGCCCTGGACGAAGCTCACCAACGTGCCGGAATTCGACGACGCGCTGGTGGAGCTCGTTGCCGGGCAGTCGGACGCGCAATCCGGCCAGCTGTCCGTGCGTGTGCTGGAGCGGCTGCGGGACGACAATCTCGTCGGCATGCTGCGGGCGCTGAAAAAAAGCGGCAGCGGCGCGGGCGGCGTCCTCAACCGGCACGAAGCGCTGCTGCGCCGGCCGGAAACGGACGGCCTGCCCGTCACCGCCGACCGGCAGATCCCCCAGGGCTGGACGGACTACAACGGCCACATGAACGAGGCCTGCTACCTGGAGGCCTCCGCGGCGGCGAGCGACCGGTTCATGGAAATGATCGGCGCCGACGCGGATTACATCGCCGGCGGCAAGAGCTATTTCACGGTGGAAAACCACCTGCGCTACCTGAAGGAGCTCCACGCCGGTGAGCGCCTGACCATCACCACGCAGGTGCTGAAGGCGGAAGGCCGCAAGATGCACCTCTTCCATTTCCTCAAGGGCGGCGACGGCAGCCTGGCGGCAACCGCCGAGACCCTGCTCTTCCACGTCGACCTCACCACCCGCAGAAGCTGCCCGCCGGCCCCGGCCATCGCCGCAAGACTGACCGCCCTCGCCGAAGCACATGCCGCACTGCCGGTGCCGGAAGGCGCGGGACGGCATGTGGGCCAGCGCGGTTGA
- a CDS encoding TIGR02300 family protein, with protein sequence MAKPELGTKRLCPSCGAKYYDLNRTPITCPKCGTVFEAVMTSRAAKAAKVQQAPEDDEEEEDTAAPELVTLEEADAEAEGGDDDVPDLAEAEVDLADDDSGDDDVFIDDEDEDEDSVPGIRVEIDEDPDR encoded by the coding sequence GTGGCAAAACCTGAACTAGGCACAAAGCGGCTGTGCCCGAGCTGCGGCGCCAAATATTACGATCTGAACCGCACTCCGATCACGTGCCCCAAATGCGGCACCGTTTTCGAAGCTGTGATGACCTCGCGCGCGGCCAAGGCGGCCAAGGTCCAGCAGGCACCGGAAGACGACGAAGAAGAAGAGGACACGGCGGCTCCGGAGCTGGTGACCCTGGAAGAGGCGGACGCGGAAGCCGAGGGCGGCGACGACGACGTGCCGGACCTGGCCGAGGCGGAAGTCGATCTCGCCGATGACGACAGCGGCGACGACGACGTTTTCATCGACGATGAAGACGAGGACGAGGATTCCGTTCCGGGCATCCGCGTCGAAATCGACGAAGATCCGGACCGGTAA